A single window of Rhodospirillaceae bacterium DNA harbors:
- a CDS encoding MFS transporter, whose protein sequence is MAATKRSKISWCFYDWANSAFPAIISTFIFSTYFAGVIAPDKEQGMALWGQMTSVVGIIIAILSPFLGAIADYQQRRKSLLFFFTVVNIVATAGLWVALPGQQYVMIALLLAGIATIGFEIATVFYNSLLPSLVAPSHIGRLSGWGWALGYAGGLCSLVICLLLFIQPENPLGGLDKVSFEHVRATNLVCALWVLLFSGPIFLFVKEERKRPAESLWQVAKIGFKNVWLLIRKLPQYKEIAWFLLAKMIYIDGLNTLFAFGAFMRLVSLAWIWQKSLFLVFY, encoded by the coding sequence TTGGCTGCAACAAAACGTTCAAAAATCAGTTGGTGTTTTTATGATTGGGCAAATTCTGCCTTCCCGGCAATTATTTCCACCTTTATTTTTAGCACGTATTTTGCAGGTGTGATCGCCCCCGATAAAGAACAGGGGATGGCTTTATGGGGCCAGATGACCAGTGTGGTGGGCATCATTATAGCCATTCTTAGCCCGTTTTTGGGGGCAATTGCGGATTATCAGCAACGCCGCAAATCCCTGCTGTTCTTTTTTACAGTGGTTAACATTGTTGCCACCGCGGGTTTATGGGTTGCCTTACCCGGGCAGCAATATGTGATGATCGCGCTGCTGTTGGCGGGCATTGCCACCATCGGTTTTGAAATTGCCACGGTTTTTTATAATTCCCTATTACCTTCCCTAGTTGCACCCTCCCATATTGGCCGATTATCCGGTTGGGGCTGGGCGCTTGGCTATGCGGGCGGCTTATGCAGTTTGGTGATCTGCCTGCTTTTATTTATCCAACCGGAAAACCCCTTGGGGGGATTGGATAAAGTTAGCTTTGAACATGTGCGGGCCACCAATCTGGTATGTGCCTTATGGGTTTTATTATTTTCAGGGCCTATATTTCTTTTTGTCAAAGAAGAACGCAAAAGACCTGCGGAATCGCTATGGCAGGTTGCAAAGATAGGATTCAAAAATGTTTGGTTATTGATTAGAAAACTGCCGCAATATAAGGAAATAGCCTGGTTCCTACTGGCTAAAATGATTTATATTGATGGCTTGAATACTTTGTTTGCTTTCGGGGCATTTATGCGGCTGGTCAGTTTGGCATGGATATGGCAGAAGTCCTTATTTTTGGTATTTTACTAA
- a CDS encoding MFS transporter, with protein sequence MAEVLIFGILLNITAGIGAFGFAWIDDIFGSRLTIIVSLLAVLILGFCLVIITDKMWFYILGMMIGLFFGPIQSASRTMLVRLSPPEMISEFFGLYSLAGKATAFLGPAVLSFATLAFNSQRAGMATVLVFIFVGLVLMALMPLIVKRKH encoded by the coding sequence ATGGCAGAAGTCCTTATTTTTGGTATTTTACTAAATATCACGGCGGGTATTGGTGCTTTCGGCTTTGCTTGGATCGATGATATCTTCGGCTCACGCCTCACCATTATTGTTTCGCTGTTGGCGGTTTTAATCCTGGGGTTTTGCTTGGTTATCATCACCGATAAAATGTGGTTTTATATACTGGGGATGATGATTGGGTTGTTCTTTGGGCCAATCCAATCCGCCAGCCGAACCATGTTGGTGCGGTTATCCCCGCCGGAAATGATCAGTGAGTTTTTTGGCCTTTATTCCTTGGCGGGTAAAGCAACCGCATTTTTGGGGCCAGCTGTGTTAAGCTTTGCCACATTGGCCTTTAACAGCCAACGCGCGGGCATGGCCACTGTTCTGGTCTTTATTTTTGTGGGGCTGGTTTTGATGGCATTAATGCCATTAATAGTTAAGAGAAAACATTGA
- a CDS encoding TraM recognition domain-containing protein encodes MPEALYGRGGQLISMFALRRLYDAIKKRGDQWQKQVGQKRVLLVADEVQNLVSENDLSMLPIARSLGLSVCYATQNIDGLYKRLNEEGALQLLGNFNNLISLPAKTKDSNDYLSERVGEIWKAAIDRFKGIADAAADIGRYMHSGTDKHTRATRYGRALKANAPRLSWAVGLWRAINTVNQDRSRLKNLVMRDEGLDNFYYSAPELSFKAHRLIAPDEINTLLAEPNMAVAVIQRGRVVRRDLIKLQPEY; translated from the coding sequence TTGCCTGAAGCCCTTTACGGCCGGGGCGGCCAGTTGATCAGCATGTTTGCCTTACGCCGTCTTTATGATGCAATCAAAAAACGCGGCGATCAATGGCAGAAACAAGTGGGGCAAAAACGTGTCCTGCTGGTTGCTGATGAAGTGCAAAATTTGGTTAGTGAGAATGATTTATCGATGCTGCCAATTGCCCGAAGCTTAGGGTTATCTGTTTGCTATGCCACCCAAAATATAGATGGTTTATATAAAAGGCTTAACGAAGAAGGGGCGTTGCAACTTTTAGGTAATTTTAATAACCTGATATCGTTGCCTGCCAAAACCAAGGACAGTAACGATTATTTATCCGAACGGGTGGGCGAAATATGGAAAGCGGCCATTGACCGTTTTAAAGGCATTGCCGATGCAGCCGCGGACATCGGGCGCTATATGCATAGTGGCACCGACAAACATACGCGAGCCACACGCTATGGTCGCGCCCTAAAAGCAAATGCGCCAAGGTTATCCTGGGCAGTTGGGTTATGGCGGGCGATTAATACCGTCAATCAAGACCGAAGCAGGTTAAAAAATTTGGTCATGCGGGATGAAGGGTTAGATAACTTCTACTACTCTGCCCCCGAATTGAGTTTTAAGGCCCATCGTTTAATCGCCCCTGATGAGATTAATACCTTACTGGCCGAGCCAAATATGGCCGTTGCTGTGATCCAACGGGGACGGGTTGTGCGCCGTGATCTCATTAAACTGCAGCCGGAGTATTAG
- a CDS encoding DUF87 domain-containing protein gives MRQRAQMLEDAVKDAGTEQLIEAAGRDYFKSLEAARTQQIEEAIRDKTPLIKLGQTTGLLSQRRDPLAPSEAGLPFALSLHDLSTHLGVLGATGTGKTSGVIRPLVRQWLEHEQVGLLVLDGKGSLPLELSHRQGYQLISPEHLPFNPIEQLNPDAVAETINALYEKDSGERYWIDAGVQMIRHAAIILEASQKDYTLPNIQQLIVDPDFRAEALKQAITDHSPQRQLSSASYFIIELAAMAEKTRESIINMVRLWLSNLTCHEKLGVD, from the coding sequence TTGCGTCAACGGGCGCAAATGTTGGAAGACGCCGTTAAAGACGCTGGAACAGAGCAATTAATCGAAGCGGCTGGCCGGGATTATTTTAAAAGTTTAGAAGCCGCCAGGACACAGCAAATTGAAGAAGCCATCCGGGATAAAACCCCTTTAATTAAACTTGGCCAAACAACTGGGTTGTTGTCGCAACGGCGTGACCCCCTGGCGCCAAGTGAAGCCGGATTACCTTTTGCCTTATCTTTACACGACCTATCAACACATCTGGGCGTATTGGGGGCAACTGGCACGGGTAAAACCAGCGGCGTTATTCGCCCCTTGGTCAGGCAGTGGCTGGAACATGAGCAGGTGGGATTGCTGGTATTGGACGGGAAGGGCAGCTTACCGCTAGAGCTGTCGCACCGGCAAGGGTACCAACTAATTAGCCCGGAACATTTACCTTTTAATCCTATCGAACAACTAAACCCAGATGCTGTCGCTGAAACAATTAACGCCTTATATGAAAAAGATAGCGGGGAACGATACTGGATTGATGCGGGCGTTCAAATGATCCGTCATGCGGCCATCATTCTTGAAGCTTCCCAGAAAGATTATACTTTACCCAATATCCAACAATTAATAGTTGATCCAGATTTCAGGGCTGAAGCCTTAAAACAAGCAATTACGGATCATTCCCCCCAACGGCAATTGTCATCAGCCAGCTATTTTATTATTGAATTGGCTGCCATGGCTGAAAAGACCCGGGAAAGCATTATTAATATGGTTCGGTTGTGGTTATCTAACCTAACGTGCCATGAAAAATTAGGGGTGGATTAG
- a CDS encoding heparinase II/III family protein: MSKQWLQHVWELTPRFLTSRRLPLWLVWRRSLNSLKNLYRYTPFYRWTLPTQANLTVSASFRDLWPGDPQKGSEILAGTFSCGSLKIAYQNLWNDPAVPDYFWRDFHGFRWLRDIKAVDGQPAYSFSKQVISDWLHHYQHIKGIAWEPSVAAERLNEWINCLSWFSRENDPEFLAVFMLQIKRHWIHLKRCLPGNLFGYQLLRSIKTLLRGWLLLNEQLDTPRYFFRLFEEELSRQILHADGYIERCPSHQLYVLEDLIDLCAAFADNNQDVPLSWQESLTKLAAATFYLQQPDGGLPSFNGSTHEDPRLVRQILAATGLNPQELPAIQQAHMGGYCRLEANQTVLILDTGVLPPPPYDHDMHAGALSFELAVGFEPMIVNCGHHPASAWQDVQRSTAAHSTLVIADTNSCFLGKKGGVIKGPNSVQCQRQEENGNIWLEAVHDGYKKMFGAIHTRRLYLANHGFDLRGEDSVKSAGGHKLVVRFHLHPAVAVHIESAQQQAVLQLPSGQIWHLRTTTGDVIAEESVYLGKDGTLEKSQQLVITNLPTNPEITIKWALTKSV, translated from the coding sequence ATGAGTAAACAATGGCTACAGCATGTATGGGAACTGACCCCCCGTTTCCTAACCAGCCGCCGCCTGCCACTTTGGTTGGTATGGCGGCGTAGTTTAAACTCCCTTAAAAATCTGTACCGCTACACCCCTTTTTACCGCTGGACATTGCCAACTCAAGCCAATCTTACAGTCAGTGCTTCTTTCCGTGATTTGTGGCCTGGAGATCCCCAGAAAGGCTCAGAAATACTCGCGGGTACTTTCTCATGCGGTTCGCTTAAAATTGCTTACCAAAATCTTTGGAACGATCCTGCTGTTCCTGATTATTTCTGGCGTGATTTCCATGGTTTTCGTTGGTTACGCGATATCAAGGCGGTTGACGGTCAACCCGCCTATAGTTTTAGCAAGCAAGTGATCAGCGACTGGCTGCACCATTACCAGCATATCAAGGGAATTGCCTGGGAGCCCTCTGTGGCGGCAGAGCGGTTGAATGAATGGATCAATTGCCTAAGTTGGTTTTCTAGGGAGAATGATCCTGAGTTTTTAGCGGTTTTTATGTTGCAGATAAAAAGGCATTGGATCCATTTAAAAAGATGTTTGCCTGGAAATTTATTCGGCTATCAGCTATTGCGCTCCATCAAAACTTTGCTGCGGGGCTGGCTGTTGCTGAATGAGCAGCTGGACACCCCCCGTTACTTTTTCCGCTTATTTGAGGAAGAATTAAGCAGGCAAATCTTGCATGCTGACGGATATATCGAACGCTGCCCCTCGCATCAATTATATGTCCTCGAAGATTTGATCGATCTATGCGCTGCCTTTGCCGATAACAACCAGGATGTTCCTTTATCTTGGCAAGAATCCCTTACGAAGTTAGCAGCAGCAACTTTTTATTTACAACAACCGGATGGCGGGCTGCCATCCTTTAACGGCAGTACCCATGAAGACCCCCGGTTGGTTAGGCAGATTTTAGCAGCGACCGGCCTTAATCCCCAAGAACTACCGGCGATCCAACAAGCGCATATGGGTGGCTATTGCAGGCTGGAAGCCAATCAAACCGTATTGATCTTGGATACCGGCGTTTTACCGCCACCTCCCTATGACCATGATATGCATGCGGGCGCTTTAAGTTTTGAGTTAGCGGTGGGTTTCGAGCCAATGATTGTCAATTGCGGCCATCATCCGGCCTCCGCCTGGCAGGATGTGCAACGTTCGACCGCCGCCCATTCCACCCTGGTCATCGCAGACACCAATTCCTGCTTTTTGGGCAAAAAAGGCGGCGTGATCAAAGGACCAAATTCGGTCCAGTGCCAGCGCCAAGAAGAAAACGGCAATATCTGGCTCGAGGCCGTCCATGACGGCTATAAAAAAATGTTTGGGGCCATTCATACCCGTCGCCTGTATTTGGCCAATCATGGCTTTGATCTGCGGGGCGAAGACAGCGTTAAAAGCGCGGGCGGGCATAAGCTTGTGGTGCGGTTCCACTTGCACCCCGCTGTTGCTGTCCATATAGAATCCGCCCAGCAACAGGCAGTATTGCAATTGCCAAGCGGGCAAATTTGGCACCTGCGTACCACCACGGGTGACGTGATTGCCGAGGAAAGCGTTTATTTGGGCAAGGACGGCACCTTGGAAAAAAGCCAGCAATTGGTCATCACCAATTTACCCACCAATCCTGAAATCACCATCAAATGGGCGTTAACGAAGAGTGTATAA
- a CDS encoding ribulose-phosphate 3-epimerase: MMVVQIGPSLLAADFAKLGEEVKAIEAAGADFIHWDVMDGHFVPSITMGPSIIRALRPHSQLFFDVHLMITPVDPYLEEFAAAGADSLIIHPESGPHCHRSLQKIRRLGKKAGIALNPSTPLNTLDWIIPDIDVVLVMSVNPGFGGQEFIPEQLEKIRQLRQLLNHRSPKRLIDIQVDGGVNNKTAAAVIQAGANRLVAGTSIFRGPSSQYKQNIQQLRNP; encoded by the coding sequence ATGATGGTGGTACAAATAGGCCCTTCTTTACTGGCCGCAGATTTCGCCAAATTGGGGGAAGAGGTTAAGGCAATTGAAGCCGCGGGCGCGGATTTTATCCATTGGGATGTCATGGACGGGCATTTTGTCCCCAGTATCACCATGGGCCCCAGCATTATCCGGGCGCTTCGCCCCCACAGCCAGTTATTCTTTGATGTGCATTTAATGATCACGCCGGTTGACCCTTACTTAGAGGAATTTGCAGCAGCTGGTGCAGATAGTTTGATCATCCATCCCGAATCAGGCCCTCATTGCCATCGTTCCTTGCAGAAAATTCGCCGTTTGGGGAAAAAAGCGGGCATCGCCTTAAACCCATCAACCCCCTTAAACACCCTGGACTGGATTATCCCAGATATTGACGTGGTATTGGTGATGAGCGTCAACCCCGGTTTCGGCGGCCAAGAATTTATCCCGGAACAGCTGGAAAAAATCCGGCAATTACGGCAATTGTTAAATCATCGCTCGCCCAAGCGTTTGATTGATATCCAAGTGGATGGCGGCGTTAACAACAAAACAGCTGCCGCCGTGATCCAAGCAGGTGCCAACCGCCTGGTTGCTGGCACATCCATATTCCGCGGACCATCCAGCCAGTACAAACAAAATATTCAACAATTACGCAATCCTTAA
- a CDS encoding DMT family transporter — protein MTLYISFLYTIIVLIWGTSWFGIKMQLGIVAPEVSVVYRFLIASVILGIFCVVTKRRLKFSKRDHVFLVLQGLFQFSLNYQFFYAATQKLPSSWLVSLALSVIVGVNIVNMAIFFHQPIQAKTVIASLIGLTGLTLVFWPEIMKVNATAEIWIGFALSLLGTICASLGTMVAVRHHKVGVPIISSTLWGMMYGTLFSALFVVVKGTPITMDWSARYLSSMMYLSIFATIIGFATYFSLIQKIGADKAAYSSLLYPLVALVISTIYEQYHWSLLVIIGVILVLAGNVMILYKPRRS, from the coding sequence ATGACATTATATATTTCGTTTTTATACACAATCATTGTTTTGATCTGGGGTACTTCCTGGTTTGGCATTAAAATGCAATTAGGTATCGTGGCACCGGAAGTATCGGTTGTATACCGGTTCCTGATCGCCAGCGTTATTTTGGGAATATTCTGTGTGGTTACCAAAAGGCGGTTGAAATTCTCAAAACGCGACCATGTATTTTTGGTTTTGCAGGGGCTTTTTCAATTTTCCTTAAACTATCAATTCTTTTATGCGGCTACCCAAAAATTGCCCAGTAGTTGGTTGGTTTCCCTGGCTCTGTCAGTTATCGTAGGGGTCAATATTGTCAATATGGCCATTTTCTTCCACCAGCCTATTCAAGCGAAAACCGTCATAGCATCTTTGATCGGGTTGACGGGGCTAACGCTTGTGTTTTGGCCGGAAATCATGAAGGTGAATGCCACTGCTGAAATTTGGATTGGTTTTGCTTTGTCTCTGCTTGGCACCATCTGTGCTTCTTTAGGCACCATGGTGGCGGTGCGTCATCATAAGGTGGGGGTCCCCATTATATCCTCAACTTTATGGGGAATGATGTATGGCACTTTATTTTCAGCCTTATTTGTCGTTGTAAAAGGAACGCCAATCACAATGGATTGGTCGGCTCGCTATCTTTCCTCCATGATGTACCTGTCTATTTTTGCAACCATTATTGGTTTTGCCACGTATTTTTCCCTCATTCAAAAAATAGGGGCCGATAAAGCAGCTTATTCAAGCCTTCTATATCCGTTAGTGGCGTTGGTAATTTCAACAATATATGAACAATATCATTGGTCATTGCTGGTTATTATCGGGGTGATCTTGGTTTTGGCAGGGAATGTGATGATTCTTTATAAACCGCGGCGCAGCTAA
- a CDS encoding MerR family DNA-binding protein: MYKIHEAAKLSGLTSKMIRNYEGLGLLGTIARSPKDYRLYSADDIHNLTFIHRARNLNFPLTTIKKLLALWQDSNRSSREVHDIAQTHISEINQQITHLQSIAQALQKLVNCCKGDHKPSCPILEDLAKH; the protein is encoded by the coding sequence ATGTATAAAATTCATGAAGCCGCCAAATTAAGCGGCTTAACCAGCAAAATGATCAGGAATTACGAAGGGCTGGGACTACTCGGCACCATTGCCCGTTCCCCAAAAGATTACCGGTTGTACAGCGCAGATGATATCCATAATCTAACGTTCATCCACCGCGCCAGAAATCTGAATTTCCCCTTAACCACTATTAAAAAATTGTTGGCTTTATGGCAAGATTCAAACCGCTCCAGCCGGGAAGTTCACGATATTGCCCAAACCCATATCAGCGAAATCAATCAGCAAATCACCCACCTGCAATCGATTGCCCAGGCTTTACAGAAACTCGTGAATTGCTGTAAGGGGGATCACAAACCCTCCTGCCCGATCCTTGAGGATTTAGCCAAACACTAG
- a CDS encoding heavy metal translocating P-type ATPase has product MGGLIEVEVSASKNSGFLSRMIHYVQQAQMEKPPIQRLVDKISAIFVPIVLGIAFLTFLGWYVFGQDAGLAILHAIAVLVIACPCALGLATPTALTAGLGIGAKYGILVKNAHSLEQAKKIKVVIFDKTGTLTEGLPSITQITPNAGATVPTMMDIVYHIQKSSTHPLAQAVMTWVKNNPLSPLSGSDPVVEQKIGKGLLANFGQSQFVLGTEKLLSEYGLDTGALKAEALALEQQGHTISWLGQLLPEKKIIGFMAFQDQLRPTAAQAIQTLQTQGIITALISGDNPSIVALTAKKLGISIAKGRVLPEEKAAFLQEMRQQYGAVAMVGDGVNDAPALAKADLSIAISGGSDVAMNTADITLLNRNPILVADILKLALLTQRKIWQNLFWAFIYNMVGIVLAASGLLSPMIAGMAMAFSSVSVITNALFLYRWKPASALIQNLSTLLPQIPLEEKGAHHV; this is encoded by the coding sequence ATGGGTGGGTTAATTGAGGTTGAGGTTTCAGCCAGTAAAAATAGCGGCTTTTTATCGCGAATGATCCATTATGTGCAGCAGGCCCAAATGGAAAAACCACCTATTCAACGGCTGGTTGATAAGATCAGCGCCATTTTTGTGCCAATCGTCCTGGGCATTGCCTTCCTAACTTTTTTAGGATGGTACGTTTTTGGGCAAGATGCTGGCTTAGCAATTTTGCATGCCATTGCCGTGTTGGTGATTGCTTGCCCCTGTGCCTTGGGGTTGGCAACCCCAACCGCCCTTACCGCAGGTTTAGGGATTGGCGCTAAATATGGAATCTTGGTCAAAAATGCCCACAGCCTGGAACAAGCCAAAAAGATCAAGGTGGTGATTTTTGATAAAACCGGAACCCTGACGGAGGGATTGCCCTCCATCACCCAAATCACCCCAAATGCAGGTGCAACCGTTCCAACCATGATGGATATTGTTTACCATATCCAAAAAAGCAGCACCCATCCCTTGGCGCAAGCGGTCATGACCTGGGTAAAAAACAATCCCCTATCCCCCTTATCCGGCAGTGATCCGGTAGTTGAACAAAAAATTGGTAAAGGATTGCTCGCGAATTTTGGCCAATCGCAATTTGTTCTCGGAACGGAGAAACTGTTATCCGAATATGGCCTAGATACAGGCGCATTGAAAGCGGAGGCGCTTGCCCTTGAGCAACAAGGCCATACCATTTCTTGGTTAGGGCAACTATTGCCAGAAAAGAAAATCATCGGCTTTATGGCATTCCAAGACCAGTTGCGGCCTACCGCCGCCCAAGCCATCCAAACTTTACAAACACAAGGCATTATCACCGCCTTGATCAGTGGTGACAACCCGTCCATTGTCGCCTTAACAGCCAAGAAACTTGGTATATCGATTGCTAAGGGTCGTGTCTTACCGGAAGAAAAAGCTGCGTTCTTACAAGAAATGCGGCAACAATATGGGGCCGTGGCGATGGTGGGTGACGGGGTCAATGATGCGCCAGCCCTGGCCAAGGCGGATTTAAGCATTGCTATCTCGGGAGGCAGTGATGTGGCTATGAACACGGCGGATATTACCCTGCTGAACCGCAATCCCATTTTGGTGGCGGATATTTTGAAGCTCGCTTTATTAACCCAACGAAAAATATGGCAAAACCTGTTTTGGGCGTTTATTTATAATATGGTTGGGATTGTTTTGGCAGCCTCAGGACTTTTAAGCCCGATGATTGCTGGGATGGCCATGGCTTTCAGCAGCGTGAGCGTGATTACCAATGCCCTGTTTCTTTACCGCTGGAAACCAGCTTCAGCCTTGATTCAAAACTTATCTACCCTATTGCCTCAAATTCCCCTAGAAGAGAAAGGCGCTCATCATGTATAA
- a CDS encoding cation transporter → MPNPTHDVILPIEGMTCGSCVSRVENALKKVASVGDVAVHLSNQQAFIKASKAVALKPLVEAVNKAGYRVPQSPLDWHIANISSVRDTQQIEQTLGQTPGVIDATAHLATHQLQITYIPQLVSPTTLAKALEKIGYPPQSITPESSIAHQAAGSHGPTSPSPHQQHLEILNKPEELGKTRRKLLFWDIPDSRLFLSLGSALILTIPMMGELWGVHIHLPLWMQLLLASLVQFFGGYPFYRDSWRALRAGHSTMDTLVTIGTTAAYVLSLVLFFTPSLSTMGSYFESSAVVIALVLLGKRFEQRALRQTNRSVHALMNLWPQHAYQFLDGQLVEISPDDLQPQDKIVVRAFERVPADGVLIKGETTIDESSITGESLPVAKKRAIKSLVAQPIWVG, encoded by the coding sequence ATGCCTAATCCAACCCATGATGTTATTTTACCGATAGAAGGCATGACCTGTGGTTCCTGCGTCAGCCGGGTGGAAAATGCCTTGAAAAAAGTAGCCTCGGTTGGGGATGTAGCTGTTCATTTAAGTAACCAACAGGCTTTCATCAAGGCCAGTAAGGCCGTGGCGCTTAAACCGCTGGTAGAGGCGGTTAATAAAGCAGGTTACCGGGTTCCCCAATCGCCTCTTGATTGGCATATTGCCAATATCAGCAGTGTGAGGGACACCCAGCAAATCGAGCAAACTCTTGGTCAAACCCCCGGCGTGATTGATGCCACCGCTCATCTCGCCACCCATCAATTACAGATAACCTATATTCCGCAACTGGTTTCACCAACAACATTGGCAAAAGCCCTTGAGAAAATAGGTTATCCGCCGCAATCCATCACCCCCGAATCGTCCATTGCCCACCAGGCGGCTGGTTCCCACGGGCCAACCTCACCCTCCCCTCATCAGCAGCATTTGGAGATACTAAACAAGCCTGAAGAATTAGGAAAAACTCGCCGCAAGCTATTGTTTTGGGACATTCCAGATTCGCGACTGTTTTTATCGTTAGGGAGCGCTTTGATCCTGACCATCCCGATGATGGGGGAATTATGGGGTGTCCATATTCATCTACCCCTGTGGATGCAATTGTTGCTCGCCAGTTTGGTGCAGTTCTTTGGCGGTTATCCCTTTTACCGGGACAGTTGGCGGGCTTTGCGGGCGGGTCATAGCACGATGGATACATTGGTAACCATCGGCACAACCGCGGCTTATGTTTTAAGTTTAGTGTTATTTTTTACCCCGTCTTTATCGACGATGGGTTCTTATTTCGAAAGTTCAGCAGTAGTGATTGCCCTGGTCTTATTAGGGAAAAGGTTTGAGCAACGGGCGTTGCGGCAAACCAACCGCTCCGTCCATGCCTTAATGAACCTATGGCCACAGCACGCTTATCAGTTCCTGGACGGCCAATTGGTTGAAATATCACCCGACGATTTGCAGCCCCAAGACAAAATTGTGGTACGGGCATTTGAGCGCGTTCCCGCCGACGGGGTGTTGATCAAGGGCGAAACCACGATTGATGAATCTTCTATCACGGGTGAAAGCCTGCCGGTTGCGAAAAAGCGGGCGATCAAGTCATTGGTGGCTCAACCAATATGGGTGGGTTAA
- a CDS encoding heavy-metal-associated domain-containing protein, whose amino-acid sequence MITLKIPTIHCGSCANVIRQIIQQHQPDASVTVDVQKQTATINTLAKQLPPALLPALKQAGYEAKIA is encoded by the coding sequence ATGATCACACTTAAAATACCCACTATCCATTGCGGGTCCTGCGCCAATGTTATCCGTCAAATTATCCAGCAGCATCAGCCGGATGCTTCGGTCACGGTTGATGTGCAAAAGCAGACCGCAACCATCAATACCCTGGCCAAGCAATTACCACCGGCGTTACTTCCGGCCTTAAAACAGGCGGGGTATGAGGCGAAAATTGCTTAA
- a CDS encoding multicopper oxidase family protein, with the protein MMITRRQLIKTTIAGTAISILPRSLLWAEESKPIQLKAISKIIEINKKPAKIFTLESNIPYPFTLAAPGRFYVRLTNKLADHTLIHWHGLTPPPHLDGVPELSQAALKPDQSFLYDFPLDEPGTHWMHSHFGMQEQKLLAAPLIIQPQQTNPAYREVILFLQDFIFAETEEIYQKLRGNIEGPYVHHQGMNMGVSMAHLHDLEPDAFLANQRTLDDPEVVILENGETIRLRVINAAATTNFLLDLGGLHASVIAVDGMDIKPVSLSVIDLAIAQRLDILVSVPKHGGVFPILAKREGEKQQTGLILATKGQSIAKISTQATVAARPVGTGFEQRLQALKPLPNRKIDRDIKVLLGEDHNYQWSIYEEGKPDQPIQVKLGQRVRMQITNKTSMGHPIHLHGHRFQVTQINNKNVAGAVRDTLWIPVGGRANIILTPIILANGHSIATISIT; encoded by the coding sequence ATGATGATTACGCGGCGGCAACTTATCAAGACAACGATAGCTGGCACAGCAATTAGCATTTTGCCCAGATCATTATTATGGGCAGAGGAAAGTAAGCCCATCCAGCTGAAAGCGATTAGCAAAATTATTGAAATCAACAAAAAACCTGCAAAAATTTTTACGTTGGAATCAAATATTCCTTATCCTTTCACCCTTGCGGCTCCGGGACGTTTCTATGTGCGGTTAACCAATAAACTGGCTGATCACACCCTGATCCATTGGCACGGCTTAACCCCACCCCCTCATCTAGATGGGGTGCCGGAATTATCCCAAGCAGCCCTCAAGCCGGACCAGTCTTTCTTATATGATTTTCCACTGGATGAACCGGGCACTCATTGGATGCATTCGCATTTTGGTATGCAGGAACAGAAATTGTTGGCCGCTCCCTTAATTATCCAACCCCAACAAACCAATCCTGCGTACCGTGAAGTTATCTTGTTTTTGCAGGATTTTATTTTTGCTGAAACGGAGGAAATTTATCAGAAATTGCGGGGAAACATAGAAGGACCGTATGTCCATCATCAGGGTATGAATATGGGCGTATCCATGGCCCATCTCCATGATTTGGAGCCCGATGCATTTTTGGCCAACCAACGTACCCTGGATGATCCGGAAGTGGTGATACTGGAAAATGGCGAAACCATTCGCTTGCGGGTGATTAATGCCGCGGCCACCACCAATTTCTTGCTGGATTTAGGGGGTTTACATGCCTCGGTTATTGCGGTTGATGGCATGGATATAAAGCCCGTATCCCTTTCGGTCATCGATTTAGCGATTGCTCAACGCTTGGATATTTTGGTTTCTGTTCCCAAACATGGCGGTGTTTTTCCAATTCTTGCAAAGCGGGAAGGGGAAAAACAACAAACTGGCTTGATTTTAGCCACCAAAGGCCAATCCATTGCTAAAATTAGCACCCAAGCGACTGTGGCAGCACGACCCGTGGGGACGGGTTTTGAACAGCGGTTGCAGGCTTTAAAACCCCTGCCCAACAGAAAAATTGATCGGGATATAAAAGTGCTGCTGGGGGAAGATCACAATTATCAATGGAGTATTTATGAGGAGGGGAAACCTGATCAACCGATTCAAGTGAAATTGGGGCAAAGGGTGCGGATGCAAATCACCAATAAAACCAGCATGGGTCATCCCATTCATTTACATGGCCACCGGTTTCAGGTAACTCAGATCAATAACAAAAATGTAGCTGGTGCGGTACGGGATACGCTGTGGATACCGGTAGGCGGGCGTGCAAATATTATTTTGACGCCAATAATTTTGGCAAATGGGCATTCCATTGCCACCATCTCTATCACATGA